The Desulfovibrio sp. Fe33 genome includes a window with the following:
- a CDS encoding two-component system sensor histidine kinase NtrB — translation MEVVHPEEREKGPLVALVLALIVLGLGSLYLTWQSIAQQRKIVEDHMIMTGNSILRGVDNNIFRIARTLRMGGQSSALFRTMTEELFTELAKSEDIEFVTLFDRAGRPIVTSVKKDNHPIFQLPDAVAEDIEPGRAWHVMAEVDKTNVLLSGLQVRSGIAVLLGVDPVDGDSTPGRGGAGRGMGQNMGPGMGQGMGPGMMFDESQSQVYLVVGLNAEKHMRQFRQYRQAATYQTGYVFLAAVVLWSLAFAYLRRRGASRKLVRLERFQNKLLDNMPDGLVTLAETGEILAANRSARQLLAPGQDEDSGAGGENKSDGKNGKSDGKKGGKASGKKSGEVPAPPPEIVGGYWQDFDFGLQTNENQPSGPVEWEQFDYQGRQLEILFLPFQEQDEDAAPELGQRLVLIRDRTQIRSLEEDLNEAKRLAAIGSLAAGVAHEVRNPLSSLRGFAQLFATKLKGQAPLDQYAAAMVQEADRLNRVVTDLLYLARPRQLDPSFIDLFKVGDSLRQLMRFDFEDKQIEPEFDFGPEPVWADPDALRQVLLNLISNSLDAIQGCADCDRPGHVRLVSMRGHKGVWIIVADDGPGMDPEIRDDVFKPFVTGKKTGTGLGLAIVHNIMRAHKGRVIIESEPGAGTEMKLFFPDPQPREDKE, via the coding sequence ATGGAAGTCGTTCATCCGGAAGAAAGGGAGAAGGGACCTCTCGTCGCCCTTGTCCTGGCCCTGATCGTGTTGGGCCTCGGCAGTCTGTACCTGACCTGGCAGTCCATCGCCCAGCAGCGCAAGATCGTCGAGGACCACATGATAATGACCGGTAACTCGATTTTGCGCGGCGTGGACAACAACATCTTCCGCATTGCCCGCACCCTGCGAATGGGCGGCCAGTCCTCGGCTCTTTTCCGGACCATGACGGAAGAGCTTTTCACCGAACTCGCTAAATCCGAGGACATCGAGTTCGTCACCCTGTTCGACCGCGCCGGGCGGCCCATCGTGACCTCCGTGAAAAAGGACAATCATCCCATCTTCCAACTGCCCGACGCCGTGGCCGAGGATATAGAGCCCGGCCGGGCCTGGCACGTCATGGCCGAGGTGGACAAGACCAATGTGCTGCTGTCCGGGCTTCAGGTCCGTTCCGGTATCGCGGTTCTGCTCGGCGTTGACCCCGTCGATGGGGATTCGACGCCGGGAAGGGGCGGAGCAGGCCGGGGCATGGGGCAGAACATGGGCCCCGGTATGGGACAGGGCATGGGCCCGGGGATGATGTTCGACGAATCGCAATCCCAGGTTTACCTGGTGGTGGGGCTCAATGCCGAAAAGCATATGCGCCAGTTCCGCCAGTACCGGCAGGCGGCCACCTATCAGACCGGATACGTCTTTCTCGCCGCCGTGGTCCTCTGGTCCCTGGCGTTCGCCTACCTGCGCCGCCGGGGCGCGAGCCGCAAGCTCGTCCGCCTGGAGCGGTTCCAGAACAAGCTGCTGGACAACATGCCTGACGGTCTTGTCACTCTGGCCGAGACCGGCGAGATCCTGGCCGCCAACCGTTCGGCCAGACAGTTGCTTGCGCCGGGCCAGGACGAGGATTCCGGAGCCGGGGGCGAAAACAAGTCCGATGGGAAAAATGGGAAGTCGGACGGGAAAAAGGGCGGAAAAGCCTCGGGAAAGAAGAGCGGGGAAGTTCCCGCGCCGCCGCCCGAGATTGTCGGAGGCTACTGGCAGGATTTCGACTTCGGCCTCCAGACCAACGAGAACCAGCCGTCCGGTCCCGTGGAATGGGAGCAGTTCGACTACCAGGGCCGACAGTTGGAGATTCTGTTCCTGCCTTTTCAGGAGCAGGACGAGGACGCCGCTCCCGAGCTGGGACAGCGGCTCGTGCTCATCCGCGACCGTACCCAGATTCGTTCCCTCGAGGAAGACCTGAACGAGGCAAAGCGGCTGGCGGCCATCGGCTCCCTGGCCGCGGGCGTGGCGCACGAGGTGCGCAATCCGCTTTCTTCCCTGCGAGGTTTCGCCCAGCTCTTCGCCACCAAGCTCAAGGGACAGGCTCCGCTCGACCAGTACGCCGCAGCCATGGTCCAGGAGGCGGACCGCCTCAACCGCGTGGTCACGGACCTGTTGTATCTGGCCCGGCCGCGTCAGTTGGACCCGTCCTTCATCGATCTTTTCAAGGTGGGCGATTCCCTCAGGCAGCTCATGCGTTTCGATTTCGAAGACAAGCAGATCGAGCCCGAGTTCGACTTCGGCCCCGAGCCGGTCTGGGCCGATCCCGATGCGCTCAGGCAGGTCCTGCTCAATCTCATTTCCAATAGCCTGGATGCCATTCAGGGGTGCGCCGATTGCGACAGGCCCGGCCATGTCAGGCTGGTCTCCATGCGCGGACACAAGGGCGTCTGGATCATTGTGGCCGACGACGGCCCGGGCATGGACCCCGAAATCCGCGACGACGTCTTCAAGCCGTTCGTCACGGGCAAGAAGACCGGCACCGGTCTGGGCCTGGCCATCGTTCACAACATCATGCGCGCCCACAAGGGCCGGGTAATCATAGAATCCGAACCCGGGGCGGGAACCGAAATGAAGCTGTTCTTCCCCGATCCGCAGCCCCGGGAAGACAAGGAATAG
- a CDS encoding sigma-54-dependent transcriptional regulator, with amino-acid sequence MNEERIALIVDDEPGHRMMVRAVLEDDGWTVLEAESGERALTVLAEEAEADTFPDVAMVDMKMPGMDGMQLLKELQVRRPSMPVVLLTAFGSVGSAVDAMKRGAFDYLTKPADNDELTAVLGKAYEYHKLLDENARLRAEVGSEPDFIGGSPGIERVRDLIGQAGPTEATVLILGQSGTGKELVAEGLHRASQRADKPLIKVNCAALPDDLLESELFGYEKGAFTGAVKDKPGRFQLADGGTLFLDEIGEMPAALQAKLLRALQEKTIEPLGSVRTLQVDARIIAATNRNLKREVEAGRFREDLYYRLAVLEIRIPPLCERKEDLPLLVSFLLRRLGNKNNKIIRTVTPAFLDALSGYDWPGNVRELENVLERALILSRSDALGPDLLPPQITGARENAMELEYAQGARHAPTPANLEEAEKQAIIQALEENGNHRERTAEALGISRRTLQYKLKKYGLTRR; translated from the coding sequence ATGAACGAAGAACGTATTGCGCTGATCGTCGACGACGAGCCGGGCCATCGGATGATGGTTCGGGCCGTGCTGGAGGATGACGGCTGGACCGTGCTCGAAGCCGAATCCGGCGAGCGCGCCCTGACCGTGCTGGCCGAGGAAGCCGAGGCCGACACCTTTCCCGACGTGGCCATGGTGGACATGAAGATGCCCGGCATGGACGGTATGCAACTGCTCAAGGAATTGCAGGTCCGGCGGCCGAGTATGCCCGTTGTCCTGCTGACCGCCTTCGGCTCCGTGGGGTCCGCCGTGGACGCCATGAAGCGGGGGGCTTTCGATTATCTGACCAAGCCCGCCGACAACGACGAGCTCACCGCCGTGCTCGGCAAGGCCTACGAATATCACAAGCTGCTCGACGAGAACGCCCGGTTGCGCGCGGAGGTGGGCAGCGAGCCGGATTTCATTGGGGGCAGCCCCGGTATCGAGCGGGTGCGCGATCTCATCGGCCAGGCCGGTCCCACCGAGGCCACCGTGCTCATTCTGGGACAGAGCGGCACCGGCAAGGAATTGGTGGCCGAGGGGTTGCATCGGGCCAGTCAGCGGGCCGACAAGCCGCTTATCAAGGTCAACTGCGCGGCCCTGCCCGACGACCTCCTGGAATCCGAGCTTTTCGGCTACGAGAAGGGAGCCTTCACGGGCGCGGTCAAGGACAAGCCCGGCCGGTTCCAGTTGGCCGACGGCGGCACCCTGTTCCTCGACGAAATCGGCGAAATGCCCGCCGCGCTCCAAGCCAAGCTCCTGCGCGCCTTGCAGGAGAAGACCATCGAGCCGCTCGGCTCGGTGCGCACCCTCCAGGTGGACGCCCGGATCATTGCGGCCACCAACCGCAATCTCAAGCGGGAAGTCGAAGCTGGACGGTTCCGCGAAGACCTCTACTACCGCCTGGCCGTCCTTGAAATCCGTATTCCGCCGTTGTGCGAACGCAAGGAGGACCTGCCGCTTCTGGTCAGCTTCCTGCTTCGCCGTCTGGGCAACAAGAACAACAAGATCATCCGCACCGTGACCCCGGCCTTTCTCGACGCCCTGTCCGGTTATGATTGGCCCGGCAACGTCCGCGAGCTTGAGAACGTGCTTGAACGCGCGCTCATTCTCTCCAGGTCCGACGCTCTGGGCCCGGACCTTCTGCCTCCGCAGATCACCGGCGCGCGGGAAAACGCCATGGAGCTGGAATACGCCCAGGGCGCACGGCACGCGCCCACACCCGCCAATCTCGAGGAAGCGGAAAAACAGGCCATTATCCAGGCTCTTGAGGAAAACGGCAACCACCGCGAACGCACCGCCGAAGCCCTCGGCATCAGCCGCCGCACACTGCAATACAAATTGAAGAAAT